The proteins below are encoded in one region of Synechococcus sp. MU1643:
- a CDS encoding recombinase family protein, with protein sequence MGQFVTYLRLSRDSKNGRNYGLDAQRRDLDVFLSACCPDADGCEELASYQEVETATDNDRPELTKAIAQCKATGATLLVARLDRLSRRVSFIASLLEEKGLEFKVASMPHADKFQLHIYSALAEQEREFISARTKAGLAAAKARGVKLGGLRPNQERARAAQQAKADSEAERLRGFLSAFTTNTATLAQIADALMAAGVKTPAGKSAWQPTQVARTMKRLGLERTAR encoded by the coding sequence ATGGGCCAATTCGTCACCTACCTCCGCTTGTCTCGCGACAGCAAGAACGGCCGTAATTACGGCTTGGATGCCCAGCGGCGCGACTTGGATGTCTTCTTGAGCGCTTGCTGCCCTGACGCTGATGGCTGCGAAGAGCTTGCGAGTTACCAGGAAGTCGAAACCGCAACTGACAACGATCGTCCTGAGCTGACCAAAGCCATCGCTCAGTGCAAGGCAACTGGAGCAACGCTGCTCGTGGCGCGTCTTGATCGCTTGTCGCGTCGTGTCTCCTTTATCGCCTCGCTGCTGGAGGAGAAGGGCTTGGAATTCAAGGTGGCCTCGATGCCACATGCGGATAAGTTCCAGCTTCATATCTACTCAGCGTTGGCTGAGCAGGAGCGGGAGTTCATCAGCGCAAGAACTAAAGCGGGCCTGGCGGCAGCCAAGGCGCGCGGGGTGAAGTTGGGAGGGCTTCGGCCAAATCAAGAACGAGCAAGGGCTGCTCAGCAAGCAAAGGCTGATTCAGAGGCAGAGAGGCTTCGGGGCTTTCTATCTGCCTTCACCACGAACACTGCAACGCTCGCTCAGATCGCTGATGCACTGATGGCCGCAGGCGTCAAAACGCCCGCTGGCAAGAGCGCTTGGCAGCCAACTCAGGTGGCGAGAACGATGAAACGACTTGGCTTAGAACGCACAGCGCGGTAA
- a CDS encoding GIY-YIG nuclease family protein: MPGRPETAAQGWVYLLRHSSGVYKVGITLDPRSRFKQLKVGSSNTLISASFVNNPGAIEKQLQRLYASKRLPQSEYFSLDSKDVDKIISLLKNGGIAMPLKTIKSTLAIAAFFFILFSCGAIATKDDWRNQLAIELGEKKIVNKTARLNNRGREVVYGKKTLYNSMLPPALEISDVKIKRRDMSDYGINSHHWDAYYKITNKSEHEVRRVVVKASYRAKGDYFTDNRISSYPECMSPGQTIDGNKIWLRGMASLDLAASDKEKVSLYTSAADFCNE, from the coding sequence ATGCCTGGAAGACCCGAAACAGCAGCTCAAGGATGGGTTTACCTGCTCAGGCACTCTTCTGGCGTTTACAAGGTCGGAATAACCTTGGACCCTAGGTCACGATTTAAGCAACTAAAGGTAGGCAGCTCAAATACTTTAATCAGCGCAAGCTTCGTCAATAACCCAGGGGCAATCGAAAAGCAACTCCAGCGCCTATATGCTTCAAAGCGCCTCCCCCAATCAGAATACTTTTCGCTTGATTCCAAGGACGTAGATAAAATCATTTCGCTCCTCAAAAATGGCGGCATCGCTATGCCGCTTAAGACGATCAAGTCCACACTGGCCATAGCTGCTTTCTTCTTTATCCTTTTCTCTTGTGGTGCGATTGCAACTAAAGATGATTGGCGCAATCAGTTAGCGATTGAGCTTGGAGAGAAGAAAATTGTTAACAAGACGGCTAGGTTAAATAATAGAGGTCGCGAAGTTGTCTATGGCAAGAAAACTCTTTACAACTCAATGCTCCCGCCTGCTTTAGAGATCTCGGATGTCAAAATCAAGCGGAGGGATATGTCTGACTATGGAATCAATTCGCATCACTGGGATGCTTATTACAAGATCACCAATAAGTCGGAACATGAGGTCAGACGGGTTGTTGTCAAGGCTTCCTACCGTGCAAAAGGAGATTACTTCACTGACAATCGGATAAGTAGCTACCCAGAATGTATGAGTCCTGGGCAAACTATTGATGGCAATAAGATTTGGTTGCGAGGAATGGCCTCTTTAGATTTGGCCGCGTCAGATAAGGAAAAGGTTTCGCTTTACACGTCTGCGGCCGACTTCTGCAATGAATGA
- a CDS encoding GIY-YIG nuclease family protein, whose translation MNEGIVYVLTNPAMPGMVKIGKTGREVEARLNDLYTTGVPLPFECAYAARVADMDKVEKAFHNAFGPYRVNPRREFFSIEPEQAIGLLDLMKLEDMTPAMQAEAEQVDVEARASAEKIKRSRRPSLNFIEMGIPEGSRLDFVSGGHTCTVLNGRQVEYEGEAWALSYLTNKLLNHEGPIRGTAYWNFAGTALTDIYDETYSMD comes from the coding sequence ATGAACGAGGGCATCGTCTACGTCCTGACAAATCCCGCCATGCCTGGCATGGTCAAGATTGGAAAGACAGGTCGTGAGGTTGAGGCGCGTCTCAACGACCTCTACACAACAGGCGTACCCCTTCCGTTTGAGTGCGCCTACGCGGCCAGAGTGGCTGATATGGACAAGGTGGAAAAAGCCTTCCACAACGCCTTTGGCCCTTACAGAGTCAACCCAAGGCGGGAGTTCTTCAGCATTGAGCCTGAGCAAGCGATCGGGCTCCTGGACTTGATGAAGCTGGAGGACATGACGCCAGCCATGCAAGCGGAAGCCGAGCAAGTCGATGTTGAGGCTCGTGCTTCAGCAGAGAAGATCAAACGATCTCGTCGACCGTCTCTCAACTTCATTGAGATGGGAATCCCCGAGGGAAGTCGATTGGACTTCGTCAGTGGGGGTCATACCTGCACCGTCCTGAATGGTCGACAAGTTGAATATGAAGGCGAAGCGTGGGCCTTGTCTTACCTGACAAACAAGCTCCTCAACCACGAGGGGCCTATACGGGGCACTGCGTATTGGAATTTTGCGGGGACAGCCTTGACGGATATTTACGATGAGACCTATTCAATGGACTGA
- the hemC gene encoding hydroxymethylbilane synthase has protein sequence MALTELRIASRRSQLAMVQTNWVKAELEKAHPGLKITVEAMATQGDKILDVALAKIGDKGLFTKELEAQMLVDRADIAVHSLKDLPTNLPERLMLGCITEREDPADALVVNTKNQSYKLDTLPEGSVVGTSSLRRLAQLRHHYPHLVFKDVRGNVITRLEKLDSGGYDCLILAAAGLGRLGFGDRIHQLIPGDISLHAVGQGALGIECVEDKPEVLEAIKVLEHTPTSQRCLAERAFLRELEGGCQVPIGVNTRFEGDQLILTGMVASLDGKRLIRDQASGRASDAEAIGLSLAHTLKDQGAGEILKEIFDTVRPEA, from the coding sequence ATGGCCCTCACCGAACTGCGCATCGCCTCACGACGCAGCCAGCTGGCCATGGTGCAAACCAACTGGGTGAAGGCGGAACTGGAAAAGGCCCATCCCGGCTTGAAGATCACCGTGGAAGCCATGGCCACCCAGGGCGACAAGATCCTGGACGTTGCCTTGGCCAAAATCGGCGACAAAGGCCTTTTCACCAAGGAACTCGAGGCCCAGATGCTTGTGGATCGTGCGGACATCGCCGTTCACTCCCTGAAAGACCTGCCCACCAACCTTCCTGAGAGGCTGATGCTCGGTTGCATCACCGAACGGGAAGACCCGGCAGATGCGTTGGTGGTGAACACCAAGAACCAGTCCTACAAGCTCGACACCCTTCCCGAAGGTTCGGTGGTGGGAACGAGTTCACTGCGCCGCCTGGCTCAGCTGCGTCACCACTACCCCCACCTGGTCTTCAAGGACGTTCGGGGGAACGTGATCACCCGGCTGGAGAAATTGGACAGCGGTGGTTACGACTGCCTAATCCTGGCTGCAGCCGGCCTGGGCCGGCTGGGCTTCGGCGATCGGATCCACCAGCTGATCCCCGGCGACATCTCACTGCACGCCGTTGGTCAGGGAGCCCTGGGGATTGAATGCGTAGAGGACAAGCCCGAAGTGCTTGAAGCGATCAAAGTGCTGGAGCACACCCCCACCTCCCAGCGCTGCCTGGCCGAGCGTGCTTTCCTGCGGGAACTGGAGGGTGGCTGCCAGGTCCCCATCGGCGTGAACACCCGTTTCGAAGGCGATCAACTGATCCTCACCGGGATGGTGGCCAGCCTTGATGGCAAACGCTTGATCCGCGACCAAGCCAGTGGCCGCGCCAGCGACGCCGAAGCCATCGGCCTCTCCCTCGCCCACACCCTCAAAGATCAAGGTGCAGGAGAGATTCTCAAAGAGATCTTCGACACCGTTC